The following are from one region of the Tenacibaculum dicentrarchi genome:
- a CDS encoding DUF5683 domain-containing protein: MSQILVAQKDSTAIKANQLQISSNKYNPLSPSKAAFYAAILPGAGQIYNKKYWKVPFVWASLAIPTYFYIDNRNEYNRYRTAFKLRTQGVKDEFTNAEGKELISTPGLENAQKVLRKNRDLSLLTGVLFYVLQIVEASVNAHLLQFDTDDSLSLQPMVYPDPLFIEAPKVGLTLKYSF, from the coding sequence TTGAGTCAAATATTGGTTGCTCAAAAAGATTCTACAGCTATAAAAGCTAATCAACTGCAAATAAGTAGTAATAAATACAATCCATTATCGCCAAGTAAAGCTGCTTTTTATGCTGCAATTTTACCTGGAGCTGGACAAATTTATAATAAAAAATACTGGAAAGTACCCTTTGTTTGGGCTTCTTTAGCAATACCTACTTATTTTTATATTGATAATCGCAATGAATATAATCGCTACAGAACTGCTTTTAAACTAAGAACACAAGGTGTCAAAGATGAATTTACCAATGCAGAAGGTAAAGAATTAATTTCTACTCCAGGTTTAGAAAATGCACAAAAAGTACTTCGAAAAAATAGAGATTTATCTTTATTAACAGGTGTTTTATTCTATGTTTTACAAATTGTAGAAGCAAGTGTAAATGCCCACTTATTACAATTTGATACCGACGATAGTCTATCATTACAACCAATGGTCTACCCAGAT
- the dnaN gene encoding DNA polymerase III subunit beta, translated as MKFIVSSSQLLKQLQVLGGVINSNNTLPILDNFLFELANSELQVSSSDLETTMSSIIAVESTDTGSIAINARLLLDTLKTFPEQPLTFNVEGSSIIEIISEQGKYDMAYFSGDEFPKAVELPAPSSTEIPSHILATAISKTIFAAGNDDLRPVMSGVFFQFNAKELTFVATDAHKLVKYTRTDVTTEQPAEFIMPKKPLNLLKGILNGSENNVTVEYNDTNAKFTFENAVLVCRLIDGKYPNYEAVIPKENPNKLTIDRASFLNSVRRVSIFSSKTTHQIRLKMAGTELNISAEDLDYSNKADERLQCDYQGDDMQIGFNSRFLSEMLNNLNSNDVLIEMSLPNRAGILTPIDGTDQGEKVTMLVMPVMLNG; from the coding sequence ATGAAATTTATCGTATCTAGCTCTCAGTTATTAAAACAATTACAAGTTTTAGGAGGTGTTATAAACAGCAATAACACATTACCTATTTTAGACAATTTCCTGTTCGAACTAGCTAATAGCGAACTTCAAGTATCATCTTCAGATCTTGAAACAACGATGAGTTCAATTATAGCAGTAGAAAGTACCGATACAGGATCAATAGCTATAAATGCACGTTTATTACTAGATACTCTAAAAACATTTCCTGAGCAACCACTTACATTTAACGTAGAAGGAAGCAGCATCATTGAAATTATTTCAGAACAAGGTAAGTACGACATGGCGTATTTTAGCGGTGATGAATTTCCAAAAGCCGTTGAATTACCAGCACCTAGTAGTACTGAAATTCCATCACATATTTTAGCTACGGCCATTTCAAAAACAATTTTTGCTGCCGGAAATGATGATTTAAGACCTGTAATGAGTGGTGTTTTTTTTCAATTTAATGCTAAAGAATTGACTTTTGTAGCTACTGATGCACATAAATTAGTAAAATATACACGTACCGATGTTACTACTGAGCAACCAGCAGAATTCATTATGCCTAAAAAACCTTTAAACTTATTAAAGGGAATTTTAAATGGTTCAGAAAACAATGTTACTGTAGAATATAATGATACTAATGCAAAATTCACTTTTGAAAATGCTGTATTGGTTTGTCGTTTAATTGATGGAAAATATCCTAATTACGAAGCGGTAATTCCTAAAGAGAACCCAAATAAATTAACTATTGATAGAGCATCATTTTTAAACTCTGTACGTCGTGTTTCTATTTTTTCTAGTAAAACAACGCATCAAATTCGTTTAAAAATGGCTGGAACAGAATTAAATATTTCTGCCGAAGATTTAGATTATTCAAATAAAGCTGATGAACGTTTACAATGTGATTATCAAGGTGATGACATGCAAATAGGCTTTAATTCTCGTTTTTTAAGTGAAATGCTTAATAACTTAAATTCAAACGATGTTTTAATTGAAATGTCTTTGCCTAATAGAGCCGGAATTTTAACACCTATTGACGGAACAGATCAAGGTGAAAAAGTTACTATGTTAGTTATGCCAGTAATGTTAAACGGGTAA
- a CDS encoding lipid A deacylase LpxR family protein, with product MKQKIFFFLIFCKAILFAQQKQAKEFSILTDNDLYISLEQDRYYTNGIFLKYRYLARKWSKNIDKKIIEIQVGNQMYTPFKASVEHPKNHDRPFAGYSFGSFGVSKFYKDNSLLKTTLQIGILGAASKSKELQSFIHNLYGYKKITGWKYQIKNTVGINLKIAHIKSLSKETFADINWINSFNIGTIHTNLATGFYGRLSLKPLEKITNSITFNANLNNEKTAYTNKIESFVYIKPMLHYIAYDATIKGGFLSDNKSPITYQIIPFKVTTEIGIRFTAKQYNFGYAINYHSKKLKSARVPDYNFYGTLQFNYVFN from the coding sequence ATGAAACAAAAAATCTTTTTTTTTTTAATCTTCTGTAAAGCTATTCTTTTTGCACAACAAAAACAGGCAAAGGAATTTAGTATCTTAACAGATAATGATTTATATATTTCGCTAGAACAAGATAGGTATTACACCAATGGAATTTTTTTAAAATATCGGTATTTGGCTAGAAAATGGTCTAAAAATATTGATAAAAAAATAATTGAAATCCAAGTTGGAAATCAAATGTACACGCCTTTTAAAGCATCAGTAGAACATCCTAAAAACCATGACCGTCCTTTTGCAGGGTATTCCTTTGGAAGTTTTGGTGTTTCTAAATTTTATAAAGACAATAGTCTATTAAAAACAACCCTCCAAATAGGAATACTTGGCGCAGCAAGTAAAAGTAAAGAGCTTCAAAGTTTTATACATAATTTATATGGTTATAAAAAAATAACAGGTTGGAAATATCAAATTAAAAACACCGTTGGCATCAATTTAAAAATAGCTCACATAAAAAGTTTATCAAAAGAAACATTTGCAGATATTAACTGGATAAACAGCTTTAATATTGGAACAATTCACACCAATTTAGCCACAGGTTTTTATGGAAGATTAAGCTTAAAACCACTTGAAAAAATTACAAATTCGATTACTTTTAACGCAAATTTAAATAACGAAAAAACAGCTTATACTAACAAAATAGAATCTTTCGTTTATATAAAACCAATGCTTCATTATATTGCCTACGATGCGACCATTAAAGGCGGTTTTTTAAGTGATAATAAAAGCCCGATTACCTACCAAATTATTCCGTTTAAAGTTACCACTGAAATAGGCATTCGTTTTACGGCAAAGCAGTATAATTTTGGTTACGCCATAAATTATCACAGTAAAAAGCTAAAAAGTGCTCGTGTACCTGACTACAATTTTTACGGAACACTACAATTTAATTATGTTTTTAATTAA
- the ppk2 gene encoding polyphosphate kinase 2 — MKNKKMLTIEDFESISSTDELVALIEQKEIPIQKVLDKITYEEELKKLQIELVKLQQWIAKNNKRVAVIFEGRDAAGKGGNIRRFMEHLNPRSMRLVALNKPTDVEKGQWYFQRYIKELPNPGEIVFFDRSWYNRAVVEPVMDFCRKDQYKKFMAQVPEFEHMLHEDGVTIIKFWLSISKDEQMRRFDARNDNPLKRWKFSPVDKKGQELWSRYTYYKEEMFSKTHTTYSPWIVVKTNDKKKARIECIRHVLSQFDYQEASENKIVNNPDPNIVMRYYRSAKQLD; from the coding sequence ATGAAAAATAAAAAAATGCTTACCATTGAAGATTTTGAAAGTATTTCATCAACAGATGAATTAGTAGCTTTAATTGAACAAAAAGAAATACCAATACAGAAGGTTCTTGATAAAATAACCTATGAAGAAGAGTTGAAAAAGCTCCAAATAGAATTAGTGAAATTACAGCAGTGGATTGCCAAAAATAACAAGCGAGTAGCAGTTATTTTTGAAGGACGAGATGCCGCAGGAAAAGGAGGAAATATCCGTCGTTTTATGGAGCATTTAAACCCTCGATCTATGCGTTTAGTAGCGTTAAATAAACCAACTGATGTAGAAAAAGGACAATGGTATTTTCAACGCTATATTAAAGAATTGCCAAACCCAGGAGAAATTGTTTTTTTTGATAGAAGCTGGTATAACCGTGCTGTGGTTGAACCTGTAATGGATTTTTGTCGTAAAGACCAATATAAAAAATTTATGGCACAAGTACCAGAATTTGAACACATGTTACATGAAGATGGTGTTACCATTATTAAATTTTGGCTGTCTATTTCAAAAGATGAGCAAATGCGCCGTTTTGATGCTCGAAATGATAATCCTTTAAAAAGGTGGAAATTTAGTCCTGTAGATAAAAAAGGACAAGAGCTATGGAGTAGATACACGTATTATAAAGAAGAAATGTTTAGTAAAACACATACCACCTACAGTCCGTGGATTGTGGTAAAAACAAATGATAAAAAGAAAGCAAGAATAGAGTGCATACGTCATGTATTATCGCAATTTGATTACCAAGAAGCATCAGAAAATAAAATAGTAAATAATCCAGACCCTAATATCGTAATGCGTTATTATCGTTCAGCAAAACAATTAGATTAA